CTCTCGACATAGCGGCGCTGCCCTTCAGCATAGATTGTGTCAAAGGCAAGCGATGACTTGCCCGAACCGGAAAGGCCGGTCATGACAATCAACTGATCACGCGGCAGATCAAGGTCGATATCTTTCAGATTGTGCTCACGCGCACCGCGGATCGAGATATATTTATGTTCAGCCATTCAAGCCATCAGCCATTTCTTCGGAACAAAGATGGAACATCACTTAAGTAGAACCTTACACAGCTGATTGCAACAAAAATATTCTTTTCATCCAGTCTTATAGCCTTTATGATCGGCCAACGGGCAGATAAGTTGTGGAAAATGCCGCAAAAAACGCACGCAGGCATAAAAAGCTGTAATAGTCGCGCGAAACAAACAACCATTTATCTTTAGGAGATACTCATGGCAGGCAGTGTAAACAAGGTCATTCTCGTTGGCAATCTCGGTGCAGATCCTGAAATCCGCCGGATGAACTCCGGTGATCAGGTTGCATCATTGCGCATTGCCACATCGGAAAGCTGGCGCGATAAAAACACCGGTGAGCGGCGCGACCGCACCGAATGGCACAGTGTCGTCATCTTCAACGACCATCTGGTCAAGGTGGTTGAGCAATATCTGAAGAAAGGCTCGAAAGTTTATATTGAAGGCCAGTTGCAGACCCGTAAATGGCAGGATCAGAACGGCAACGACCGTTATACAACAGAAGTTGTGCTGCAGAAATTCCGCGGTGAACTGCATATGCTTGATTCGCGTGGTGAAGGCGGCGGCGCCCGCAGCCAGGGCGGTGATTACAGCGGTTATAACCAGGGCAACGGCAATCAGGGCGGCGGTTTTGACAATCAGGCCACGACCGGCAATTATGGCGGCGGACAGTCCGGCGGCAGCAATTTCGCCCGTGATCTGGATGATGAAGTGCCATTCTGAAATAAAACCATATAAAAGCCGGAGGATCACACTTGATTTTCCGGCTTTTTGAAATTGCGTTTTATTTCGGTGCCCGCTTGGACAGAATGCGCTGTAATGTGCGCCTGTGCATTTGTAAACGGCGGGCTGTTTCAGAAACATTGTGGTGGCACATTTCATAAACCCGCTGGATATGCTCCCAGCGGACACGGTCGGCCGACATCGGGTTTTCCGGCAAGGCCAGATCCTCACCCTTTTCATACATCAGCGCCGCATAAATCTCATCTGCATCGGCAGGTTTTGCCAGATAATCCACCGCGCCGTGTTTAACAGCATAGACGGCAGAGGTAATATTGCCATAACCGGTCAACACAATCATCCGCGCTTCCTGCCCGACAGCGCGGATTTCCTCAATCACTTCCATACCGTTGCCATCTTCCAGCCGCAGATCAACCACCGCATAGGCTGGCGGATCGGCACGGACAGCAGCAATCGCTTCATGGACACCTGCTGCAGCCTTGACAGTAAACCCGCGTGCTTCCATTGCACGCGTCAAACGATTCAAAAACGGTTTATCGTCATCAACAAGCAGGAGAGTTTTTTCCAATTCCGGTTTTACATCCGTCATCACGCAATACTTTTCTGCATTTGTCTTTTGCTCTCTTCCTTCATACAGAACTTCATCAATAATTCAAGATTTTTCCTTTATCCACCATTGGGCCAGACAATGCCAATTTCCGCCCCCCGATTTTTTTCCTTGCTGTTCCTGAAGGAAAGGGTTGCGCCTGAACGCTCAAGCAGCGTTTTAGCAATAAATACACCCAGCCCCAGCCCCCCGCCCTGCCGGCCTGTCTCACGCCCATGCATATAAGGTTGGCCAATCCTGTCAAGCACCTGCGGGCTAAAGCCATCGCCGTCATCTGTAATGGCAAGCACAATATGCCCCGGTGCCCACTGATAATGAACCAGCACCTGACTGTGAGCAAAATCAACAGCATTTTCCACCAGATTGCCAATGCCGTATAACATTCCGGGATTGCGCTGAAACACCGGTTCATCCCCTTGTGTTTCACCGCGCTCGACAAGAATTTCCATTCCTGAATAGCGGTGTGCCGCGACAACTTCCTCAACAAGAGCGGTAAACGGCAACTCGTCAATATAGCCGCCGTTTTCTGTCGACAGATGCGTAAGGCGCTGTAAAATATCGCGGCAACGCTGTGTCTGGCTGACAAGAAGATCCATATCCTCGGCAAACCGCGGCATCTGCGCCAGTTCATGGCGCATTTCCCTGGCGACAAGCTGAATTGTCGCCAGCGGCGTGCCAAGTTCATGCGCTGCCGCAGCGGCAAGCCCGTCCAGCGCTGACAAATGCTGTTCGTGCTGCAGGGCAAGTTCTGTCGCCGTCAGCGCATCAGCAAGGCGGCGCGCCTCTTCCGCCACATAGTAGCCGCAAAACGTTATGAAAATCAGCGCCGCCACAAGAGCCGCCCACATCCCTTCAATCAAAAGCAGCGGAAAATCAACCCGCTCACCCCGCCATGGCAAAGGCTCATGAAACAGCAGCAGAAACGTTATCACCGCAATCGTCCAAAGGTCAAGCACGACAATATTGCGGATATGCAGCGAGATAATCCCAAGACAGGCCGGGGCGAGCAGCAGCAGGGCAAACGGATTGACCAGTCCGCCAGTGAGGTATAAAAGCCCTGAAAGCAGCCATATATCACCGATAAGCAGGCATGTTGCTCCTGTGAATGACAATTGATGATTTTTGCCATAAAACAGGATCAGAAAAATATTCAAACCGGCAGAACAGGCAATCACCAGCAGGCAGGGTATCAGCGGCAAGGAAAACTGCAGGCCAAAACCAACAACAAGCACCGTTGCAAGCTGGCAGAAAATGGCCAGCCAGCGGATATGCACCATGGTTGAAAGACGCATCAGCCGTGAAGAAACAGAGGCGCGCTGTATGATTGCATTCTGCCGGGACGTTTGCGCCCTTGTTGTTTTCCTCATCAATTTTTCCCTGGTTTGGCACGCCGTGTCGGCGCGGCCTGCAACGGGTCATCCGGCCAGATATGTTTGGGATAACGCCCGCGCATATCGGCAAGCACATCCCGCCATGAGCCGCGCCAGAAACCGGGCAGGTCACCGGTAATCTGGATGGGCCGCCCGGCAGGTGAAAGCAACTCCACCACCAGCGGCACGCTATCACTGGCAATGGCCGGATGTTTTGCCAGACCGAACAATTCCTGCACCCGCACGGACAAAACCGGCGCTTCACCATCATAACGGATTGCAATGCGTGAACCGGTCGGCACGGTGAAATGCGTCGGCGCCAGCACATCCACCTGCCGCTGCAACGCATAAGGCACAAGCCCCATAAGGGCATTGACAAGCATGGAAGGTCCAAGCCGCGCCGCGCCATTGAGATAAGGCAATAACCAGACTTCCAGCGCCGCCAGCAACGCCGTATCGCTGACATCCGGCCATGGTTCCCCCAAGCCTTTATGCAGCCAGTATAACCGGCGGCGTAAATTCCGTGCCTCATCTGTCCATGGCAGAATATCCAGCCCGTGATTTTTAACAGCTGCAATCCATGCC
This is a stretch of genomic DNA from Candidatus Tokpelaia hoelldoblerii. It encodes these proteins:
- a CDS encoding Single-stranded DNA-binding protein (bhsal10000), whose amino-acid sequence is MAGSVNKVILVGNLGADPEIRRMNSGDQVASLRIATSESWRDKNTGERRDRTEWHSVVIFNDHLVKVVEQYLKKGSKVYIEGQLQTRKWQDQNGNDRYTTEVVLQKFRGELHMLDSRGEGGGARSQGGDYSGYNQGNGNQGGGFDNQATTGNYGGGQSGGSNFARDLDDEVPF
- a CDS encoding Two component response regulator (bhsal10010), encoding MTDVKPELEKTLLLVDDDKPFLNRLTRAMEARGFTVKAAAGVHEAIAAVRADPPAYAVVDLRLEDGNGMEVIEEIRAVGQEARMIVLTGYGNITSAVYAVKHGAVDYLAKPADADEIYAALMYEKGEDLALPENPMSADRVRWEHIQRVYEMCHHNVSETARRLQMHRRTLQRILSKRAPK
- a CDS encoding Two component sensory histidine kinase (bhsal10020), coding for MRKTTRAQTSRQNAIIQRASVSSRLMRLSTMVHIRWLAIFCQLATVLVVGFGLQFSLPLIPCLLVIACSAGLNIFLILFYGKNHQLSFTGATCLLIGDIWLLSGLLYLTGGLVNPFALLLLAPACLGIISLHIRNIVVLDLWTIAVITFLLLFHEPLPWRGERVDFPLLLIEGMWAALVAALIFITFCGYYVAEEARRLADALTATELALQHEQHLSALDGLAAAAAHELGTPLATIQLVAREMRHELAQMPRFAEDMDLLVSQTQRCRDILQRLTHLSTENGGYIDELPFTALVEEVVAAHRYSGMEILVERGETQGDEPVFQRNPGMLYGIGNLVENAVDFAHSQVLVHYQWAPGHIVLAITDDGDGFSPQVLDRIGQPYMHGRETGRQGGGLGLGVFIAKTLLERSGATLSFRNSKEKNRGAEIGIVWPNGG